One Burkholderia sp. 9120 genomic window, CCCGTTCAGCGCGTTGCGTTGAACGTAGCCTGATCCATTCGCATCCGGGAGCCGACGATGGCGAAGAAAGAGAGCATTCAGAAACGCTTGCAAAAAGTGCGGCCGCCGCGCGTTCAATTGACCTATGAGGTCGAACGCGGCGATGCGATCGAAATCAAGGAACTGCCGTTCGTCGTCGGCGTGGTTGCCGATCTGGCCGGTCAGTCCGAAGTCGAGCAGCCGAAGCTGCGCGACCGCAAGTTCGTCAACATCGATCGCGATAATTTCGACGACGTGATGAAGGCGATCGAGCCGCGCGCCGCGTTCCAGGTTGAAAACCGCCTGAGCGAAACGGGCGGCAAGTTCGCTGTCGACCTGCGTTTCAAGTCGATGGCCGACTTCAATCCGGACGAAGTGGTATCGCAGATCGAGCCGCTGCGCCGCCTGCTCGAAGCACGTTCGAAGCTGGCCGACCTGCGCAACAAGCTGGCCGGCAACGACAAGCTCGAAGATCTGCTGAGCGAAGTGCTCAACAACACGCAGCAGTTGCAAACCCTTGCGAAAGACCAGGGCGACGCGGCAGACCACGACAAGCAGGGCGAATAAGTACGTACGGGGTGTGAGATGAACCAGCAAACGGCAGCAGCCCAACTCGCCACCGCACAAGGCGGCACGGAATCCACGCTGCTCGACCAGATCGTCGAGAAAAGCCGCGTGGCGAAGTCCGAGTCCGAACACGCGCGGGCGAAAGACCTGATCGGCGAACTCGTGCGCGAAGTGCTCGACGGCACGGTGGTGGTGTCCGACAACCTGTCGGCCACGATCGACGCGCGCGTCGCGGAACTCGATCGCCTGATTTCCACGCAGCTGAGCGCGGTGATGCACGCGCCGCAATTCCAGCGCATGGAAAGCACGTGGCGCGGTCTCGACTACCTGTGCAAGGAAAGCAACACCGGCAACACGGTCAAGATCAAGGCGCTGCATGCGCCCAAGCGCGATCTGGTGCGCGACTTCAAGACTGCGATCGAATTCGATCAGAGCGCGCTCTTCAAGAAGGTCTACGAAGAAGAATTCGGCACCTTCGGCGGTTCGCCGTTCGGCACGATCATCGGCGACTTCGAAGTAACACGTCAGCCGGAAGACATGTACTTCATCGAGCAGATGTCGCACGTCGCGGCGGCCGCGCATGCACCGTTCATCGCGTCGGCGTCGCCCGAACTGATGGGTCTCGAAAGCTTCGCCGATCTCGGCAAGCCGCGCGACCTCGGCAAGGTGTTCGACACGGTCGAATACGCCAAGTGGAAATCGTTCCGCGACGCTGAAGACTCGCGCTACGTCGGTCTGACGTTGCCGCGTTTTCTCGGCCGTCTGCCGTTCAATCCGAAAGACGGCGCCACGGCGGAAGGCTTCAACTTCGTCGAGGAAGTGGACGGCACCGATCACAGCAAGTACCTCTGGTGTAACGCGGCATGGGCGTTCGCTGCCCGCCTGACCGCGGCATTCGACGACTTCGGCTGGTGCGCGGCGATTCGCGGCGTGGAAGGCGGCGGTCTGGTCGAAGATCTGCCCACTCACACGTTCAAGACCGACGACGGCGAAGTCGCGCTGAAATGCCCGACCGAAATCGCGATTACCGATCGCCGTGAAAAAGAACTGAGCGACCTCGGTTTCATTCCGCTCGTGCACTGCAAGAACTCGGACTACGCCGCGTTCTTCGCCGCGCAATCGGTGCAGAAGCCGAAGAAGTACAGCACCGACAGCGCCAACGCGAATGCCGTGCTGTCCGCGCAGTTGCAATACATCTTCTCGGTGTCGCGCGTCGCGCATTACCTGAAGGCGATGATGCGCGACAAGATCGGCAGTTTCGCGTCGGCGCAGAACGTCGAAGTTTTCCTGAACCGTTGGATCTCGCAATACGTGCTGCTCGACGATAACGCGACCCAGGAACAGAAGGCGCAGTTCCCGCTGCGCGAGGCATCGATTCAGGTCTCGGAGATTCCGGGCAAGCCTGGTGTGTATCGTTCGGTCGCGTTCCTGCGTCCGCACTTTCAACTGGACGAGCTGTCGATCTCTTTGCGGCTTGTCGCTGACCTGCCGAAACCGGCAAATTCATAAACGAAAGTCCAGAAAACCCGTGCGGGCCGCACGGGTTAGCTGTTAAAACCACCTCTTTGGGGAGTCGATGAGTTATGAAGGATATCTATTTAAAATTCGGCAATCCGGCGATCAAAGGCGAGTCCGCCGATAAAGATCACGCTGGTTGGATCGAAATTGATTCGTGGAGCCACTCGATTACGCAACCGCGTTCGGCGACGGCTTCCACGGCCGGTGGTCACACGTCCGAGCGTTGCGAGCATTCGGACATGCAGTTCACGAAAGACATCGACGTGGTCAGCCCGTTGATCTATCAACACGCATCGGGCGGCACGACGTTCGACGAAGTCACGATCGACTTCATGCGTTCGGATGGTGAAGGCAACCGCATCAAGTACCTGGAAGTGAAACTCAAGTACGTGATCATTTCGAGCGCCACGCCGAGCGTGGTGGGCGAAGGCCTGCCGACCGAACAGTTCTCGCTGAAGTACGCTGCCGTGCAGTGGAAGTACACGCAGCAAAAGATCGGCGGCAACCAGGGCGGCAACGCGCAAGGCGCGTGGAGCCTGACGAAGAACGACAAGACGTACGCGGTCTGATGTCGCGGTGCGGGCGGCATGCCCGGCGTGAAAACGCCGGCGTGCGCCGCCCGCGCCTCGCATCGGCCGGATTCTTCGGACTCTGATGAAACGCTTCGAACCCAGCTTTCTCGACAAGCTGTTCGACGACGAACCGCATCTGCCGGCGTCCCCGGCGATGCGGCAATTGTCGTTGGAAGAATTGAAAAGCACCGTCGCACGCGACGTGGAAGCGATTCTGAACACACGGATCGCGCTGACCGAGCACGAGCTCGCGGCGCTGCCGGAATGTCAGCAGTCGGTGCTCACGTACGGGCTGAACGATTTCGCGGGCCTGAGTCTCGCGAGCCATTACGACCGCACGTTTATTTGCAAATCGATTCAACAGGCCATCGCGCGGCATGAGCCGCGCCTGCAGCAGGTGGTGGTCTCGCTCGAATTGAACGAACAATCCACCAATGCGCTGAACTTTGCGATTCAGGCGCTGCTGGTGGTGCACCCGGCGGAAGAACCGGTGAGTTTCGACGCCATGTTGCAGCCGTCCACCTTGCAGTACTCGGTGACGCGCGCTCGCGCGAAGCTGTAGCGGCGGCACATGGCAGCACGCGGCAGCACACGGCTGCACGTGTGCCGTATGAGTGTTTAGCAGTATCTTGAGTAGCGCCTCGCCGCCGCCGTTACGCGCAACGGCACGATGAGACGGGGCGCGGAAGGTTCAGGTCCGGGGATAGATCGATGGAAGAATTGCTGCCGTATTACGAGCGCGAATTATCATTTCTGCGGCGCTATTCGCGCGATTTCGCCGAGCGCTATCCGAAGATCGCGGCGCGTCTGGCCATGTCCGGCGAGCACTGCGAAGACCCGCACGTCGAGCGGATGATCGAGTCGTTCGCGCTGCTCGGCGCGCGCATCAACAAGAAACTCGACGACGATTACCCCGAATTCACCGAAGCGCTGCTGGAAGTGCTGTACCCGCACTACCTGCGGCCGTTTCCGTCGTGTTCGATCGCGCAGTTGGGCACCTCGGCGGCACTCAGCCATCTGACCGAGCCGGTGCTGATCGAACGCGGCACCGAACTGAAGTCGCGCCCCATTCGCGGCGTGCAATGCCGGTTCCGCACCGCTTACGACGTCACGCTCGCGCCGATCCGCATCTCGGAGGCGAAGTACACGTCGGTAGCCATGGCGCCGAGCGCGACCGTGCTGCCGGGCAACGCCACGGCGATCGTGTCGATCACGTTCGAATCCACCGCGCCGCTCGATCTGTCGGCGTTGAAGCTGGGCACGCTGCGTGCGCATCTGCACGGCGAGCAGTCGTTTATCGCGGCGCTGTCGGACTGCCTGTTCGTCAACGCGATGGCCACGTATGTGGAAGCCGACCGGCGCGGCGTGTGGACCCCGCTGCGCGTGTCGCCGCTCGTCCAGGCGGGCTTCGACGAAGACGACGCGCTAATCGACTATCCGGCCAAATCGCATCCGGCCTACCGGTTGCTGACCGAATACTTCGCGTTTCCCGAGAAATTCAATTTCGCGGACTTCGATCTGGCCGCGATGACGCGCGCCAGCGGCCGCTGCCAGCGTCTGACGCTGCATGTGGTGCTCAAGGAAGTGCGCAGCGATTCGCACATGGCGCGCCTGCTCGATTCGTTGTCCGCGCATCATTTCCGGTTGTTCTGTTCGCCGGTGGTGAATCTGTTCGAACAGCACGGCGAGCCGATCCGGATCAGCCATCAGGCGATTTCGTATCCGGTGATCGCGGAATCGCGCCGCGCCTTCGCCTACGAGGTCTATTCGATCGACTCGGTGAAACTCGTCAGGCAGCAGGCGCATGAGGAGTCGGTGATCGAGTTCCGGCCGTTCTACTCGCTGCATCACGGCGAAGCGGCGCGCGCCGGTCACTACTGGTTCGCGCGTCGCAACGACTGGGTCGCGCAGAAAAGCCCCGGCTACGAGACGGAAATCTCGATTGTCGATATCGACTTCGAACCCGCCGCGCCGCAAACGGATACCTTGAGTCTCGATCTGACCTGCACGAATCGCGACTTGCCCGCCGGCCTCGCGGTCGGGCTGGAAGGCGGCGATCTGTATCTCGAAGGCGGCTCGTTGACCGGCAGCATTTCGATGCTGCGCCGGCCCACGCCGAGCGTGCGTTTCGAGCGCGGGCGCGCGTCGCATTGGCGGCTGATTTCGCATCTGGCGTTGAATCATGTGTCGCTGGCCAATAGCGGTCTGTCGGCGCTGAAGGAAATGCTGGTGCTCTACGATTTGCGGCGCACGGCGGTGTCGGCGCGGCATATCGACGGACTGGTCGGCATTGAACAGCGCGCGGCGGTGCAGTGGCTGCCGGGCAAGCCGTTCGCCACCTTCGTGCGCGGTATCGAGATTCGTTTGACGATCAACGAAGAGCATTTCGTCGGCACGAGTCTCGCTTCGTTCGTGCGGGTCATCGATACTTTTTTTGGGCTGTACGTGCATCTGAACAGCTTTGTGCAACTGGTCGTCGTGTCGAAGCGCACGGGCGAGGAGATTCTGCGATGCAAACCGCGCAGCGGCGAGTCGATCCTGGCGTAATCGAGCAACTGCTCGACGAGCCGCATCGCTTCGAATTTTTTCAGGCGGTGCGGATCCTCGAGAAGTGGTTCGCACAACAGGCGCCGTCAAACAATGGGCATTCGGGCAACCGGCGGCCCGGCGAAATCGTCGCGCAGCGCATTGCGTTTCGCAACACGCTGTCCATGTCGTTTCCGCCGAGCGAGATTCACAGCGCGCAGTCTTACGGCGACGAAGGCGCGCCGCTGAAAGACAAGGCGCAGCGCAGCGCGGCGCTCGCGGATGGTTCGCTGGAGAAGGTGGATATCACGCCGGCGTTCTTCGGGCTGCTCGGCGGGCAGGGCGCGTTGCCGCTGCATTACACCGAGCAGATCGTGGCGCGCGAGCATATCAAGCGGGACCGCGCCGCGCGTGAATTCTTCGACGTGTTCTCGAACCGCGCGACCGCGCTGTTCTACGCGGCATGGAAGAAGTATCGCCTGCCGTTTCACTACGAGCTGGATCGCGACGAACGCTATCTGCCGCTGTTGCTGGCGCTGGCCGGCGTCGCCGACGACGACACGCGCAACAGCCTGCAAAGCGGCGACGGCGCGCTGTTCGACGAAGCGATTGCCGGCTACGCGCTGGCCGCGCGGCATCGGCCGGTGTCGGCGGCGTATTTGCAGCGCACGCTGTCGGAGTACTTCAAGGTGCGGGTGCGGGTCGAGCAGTTCATCGGCAAATGGTACGACGTGCCGCCCGATCAACTGACCGTGCTCGGCAGCGTCAACGCAACGCTCGGCGCCACCGCGCTGGCGGGCGAACGCGTCTGGCAGCGCGACATGCGGGCTCGTCTCGTGATCGGGCCGCTCGACAAGGCCGATTACGAAGCCTTCCTGCCCGGCGCCGACCGCGCCGTTGCGCTGGAGCGCATGCTGACGTTGCTGGCCGGCGTCACGCTCGAATACGAAGTCTCGCTGGTGCTGCGCCGCAAGGAAGTGGGGCCGAGCCAGTTGAGCAAGGGCGCGCGTCTCGGTTGGGACGCGTTCCTGTGCACGCGGGAAGCCGACCGTGACCGGGCGGACGCCCGCTACGAATTGCACGTGATTCACTGACCACAACGATAGAACCTGGACCCGGATCGCACGACATGAGCACGTCCCTCAATACCCTGATCGCCAAACTGAATCCGACCTGCCGGCAAGCGGCTTTGCTGGCGGCGAACAACTGTCTCGCGCGCGGTCACTACGAGGTCGACCTCGAGCATCTGCTGCTGGCGCTGCTGGATGAATCGGCGAGCGACGTCGCGCTCGTGCTGCGGGCGAGCAGGATCGACCCGCATGCGTTGCGCGCCGATCTCGAACGCGAATTGCAGCGGCTGAAAACCGGTAATACGCGCACGCCGGTGTTCTCGAAGCATCTGATCGACCTGCTCGAACAGGCGTGGCTGATTGCGTCGCTCGATTCGCAGATTGGCCGGATCCGCTCGGGGCATTTGTTGCTGGCGCTGCTGAGCGCGCCGGATCTCGCGCAGTTTGCCGAGCGCATGTCGCCGTTGCTGCGCGACGTGCGCGTGACCGATCTGAAGCACAAGTTCGACGAACTCACCGCGGGCTCGCGCGAAGCGGAACGCAGCAGCGCGGCCGACAGCGCCAGTGACGACGCGAGCGATATCGCGGCGAACGAAGCCGTGCCCGGCGCACCGTCGAAGACGCCCGCGCTCGACACCTACACCAGCAATCTCACGCAGCGCGCGCGGGACGGCAAGATCGATCCGGTGATCGGCCGCGAAGCCGAAATTCGCCAGACCATCGACATTCTGATGCGTCGTCGCCAGAACAACCCGATCATGACCGGCGAGGCGGGCGTCGGCAAAACGGCCGTGGTGGAAGGTCTCGCGCTGCGCATCGCCGCCGACGACGTGCCCGTGCCGCTCAAAGGCGTGGCGTTGCACGTGCTCGACATGGGTCTGCTGCAAGCCGGAGCAAGCGTGAAGGGCGAGTTTGAAAACCGCCTGAAGAACGTGATCGACGAGGTCAAGAAGAGCCCGCATCCGATCATTCTGTTTATCGACGAGGCGCATACGATCATCGGCGCCGGCGGCCAGGCGGGTCAGAACGACGCGGCCAATCTGCTGAAACCGGCCTTGGCGCGCGGCGAATTGCGCACGATCGCGGCGACCACGTGGAGCGAGTACAAGAAGTACTTCGAGAAAGACGCGGCGCTGGCGCGGCGCTTCCAGGTCGTGAAGATCGAGGAGCCGAACGAGGCGCTGGCCGCGGCGATGCTGCGCGGCATGGCGGCGCTGATGGAAAAGCACTTCAACGTGCGCGTGCTCGACGACGCGATCACCGAGGCGGTGCGCCTGTCGCATCGCTACATTAGCGGCCGGCAACTGCCGGACAAGGCGATCAGCGTGCTCGACACGGCTTGCGCGAAGGTGGCGCTCGCACACAGCTCGACACCGGCCGCGATCGACGACACGAAGAAAAGCCTCGAACGGATCGACGTCGAAATCGCCGCGCTGGAACGCGAAGTGGTGAGCGGCGCGGTGCATGACGAGCGGCTGGCGGAACTGCGCGAACTGCGCGAGGAAGACGTCAAGGCGCTTGCGGAAGACGAAGCCCGCTACGACAAGGAACGCGCGCTGGTCACGGAGATCGTCGGCTTGCGCGCCGAGCTCGACGCGGCCCGCGTGAGCAACGCGAACGGCGAGCACGCTGAACACACTGACAAAGCGGGCAACGCACAAGCCGCACGCGGAACACTCGCCGCACGCGTCGCCGAACTGCACGCGCTGCAAGGCAGCCAGCCGATGGTGCCGCTGCAGGTGGATGGCCACGTGGTCGCCGAAATCGTCGCGTCATGGACCGGCATTCCGCTCGGCCGCATGATCAAGGACGAAATCCAGACCGTGCTGAACTTGCAGCCGCTGCTGGCCGCGCGCGTGATCGGCCAGGACCACGCACTCGACGCGATCGCGCAGCGCGTGCGCACCGCCAGTGCCAGTCTCGAAGACCCGAACAAGCCGCGCGGCGTGTTCATGTTCGTGGGCCCGTCGGGCGTCGGCAAGACCGAGACCGCGCTGGCGCTGGCCGACGTGCTGTACGGCGGCGAGCGCAAGATGGTCACGATCAACATGAGTGAGTATCAGGAGGCGCACAGCGTCTCCGGTCTGAAAGGCTCGCCGCCGGGCTACGTGGGTTATGGCGAGGGCGGCGTGCTGACCGAGGCGGTGCGGCGCAATCCGTATTCGGTGGTGCTGCTCGACGAAGTCGAAAAGGCCCACCCCGACGTGCTCGAAATGTTCTTCCAGGTGTTCGACAAGGGCACGATGGACGACGCCGAAGGCCGCGAGATCGACTTCCGCAATACGCTGATCATTCTGACCTCGAACGTCGGCTCGCAGGCGATCATGCAGGCCTGTCTGAACAAAAGCGCGGAAGAACTGCCGGACGCGGACGAACTCGCGGAGACGTTGCGCCCGCAACTGTACAAAACGTTCAAACCGGCCTTTCTCGGCCGCATGAAAGTGGTGCCGTACTACCCGATTTCCGACGACGTGCTCGCCGAAATCATCGAACTGAAACTGGAGCGGATTCGCCGCCGCATCGAAGCGAATCACAAGGCCGTATTCGAGTGGGACGAGTCGCTGGTCGACGCCGTGCTCGCGCGTTGCACCGAGGTGGATTCGGGGGCGCGCAACGTCGACCATATTCTGAACGGCACGCTGTTGCCCGAGGTCGCGCAGCAGGTGCTGGAGCGCATTGCGAACGGCGCCGCGATCGAACGCATTGCGGTGCGCGCGAGCGAAGCCGGCGAGTTCGACTACACGGTCGTGTAACGAGCCGCAGCCACCCCGCGGCGCGCTCACACGTTCGCCAATCTGTTTAAATGCCGTACCGGACACTTATTGCATTCTGTCATGCCGACTAATCTGGACACCCTGCTGGCGCCGCTCAGCGAGACCTCGCCGTGCGGCGACGATCTGCTGTTTTCCGCCGACTTCGACGCGATCCAGCACGCGCGCCGTTTCGAAGATCCCTCGCTCGATCAGGGCGAGTGGGTCACGGACATCAAGGAGGCCGACTGGCCGTTCGTGGTGGAGCGCACGAGCGCGTTGCTGCAAACGCAGACCAAAGACCTGCGGCTCGCCGTCTGGCTCACGGAGGCGCTCGCGCTCGAAGAGGGCATGGACGGTCTCACGCGGGGCTATACGCTGCTGACCGGGCTGTGCGAGCGCTACTGGGACACCGTGCATCCGCTGCCGGAAGGCGACGACACCGAGTATCGACTCGGCAATGTCGCGTGGCTGGTGGGTCGCACCGGCGAACTGCTGCGTGCCATGCCGCTGACCTCGTCGCAAGGTAATGCGTACAGCACGATCGATTGGGACGTGGCGACGCACGTCGCGCAAGCCGTCAAGCGCGATCCCGATCACGCGGACGAAATCGCGCGCGGCAAGCCGTCCATCGAGCAGATCGAAGCGTCGAAGCGCGCCACGCCGCCGGCGTTCTACACGGCGCTGCTGGCCGATCTGAAAGCGTTCGAGGCGGCCATGCTCGCGCTCGAACAGGAACTCGACCGCCGCGCGGCCGACGCCGCGCCGAGTTTCCGTCAGGCGAAAGACGCGTATGAGAACGTCTTCCGTCTGGCCGAACGGTTTGCGCGCGAACTGGGCGTGAACGCGGAAACGTCGCCGCCCAAAGCCCCCGCGCCGACCGAGCACGAACGCGCCGAGCCCACCTTCAAGACTTCACCGCAACGCGAGGAACCCGTGTTGACGACCACGCCGACCAGCCCGATTGCAGGAATCCAGAGCCGTGCGCAAGCCGTCGCGCAGTTGCGCGCGGTGGCGCGGTTCTTTCGCGGCACCGAGCCGCACAATCCGGCGGCTTACTTCGCCGAGAAAGCCGCTGAGGCCGCGGATATGCCGTTGCATCAATGGCTGTCCACGGTGGTGAAAGACGACGGCTCGCTTGCGCATATCCGCGAGTTGCTGGGCGTGAAGCCCGACGATCAGAAAAGCTAGCCGATCACGCGCCTCTGATCTCGCGTATGCCCTTACGCAACCGACGGCGCAGCAACGTGCGCAACGTGACGCCGTCGGCGTAGCCCACCATGTCGGCAATCCTGTCGACGCTGTTGCTGCTGGTCTTCAGCAGATGCACGGCACGCTCGATGCGCAGGTCCTGCACATGCGAGACCGGCGTCTTGCCCAGCACGTCGCGAACGCGCCGCGCCAGCGTGCGCTTGCTGGTCGCCAGCTCACTGGCGGCGGCATCCAGATTGAAACCCTTGTCGAGATGCGCGCGCGCCCAGCGGTCGAAACGCTCGACCAGCGGATCGGCGTGAGAAAGGTGATCCGAAATGATGTACGCCGACTGCGACGGCCGCGAGTCGACCACCAGGTAATTCGCCACCAGCGTGGCCAGTTCGGGACTGGTCTGGCGAATCAGCCATAGCGTCATGTCGATGTGGCTGAACGCGGCGCCCGCCGTCACGAACTGTCCGGAGTTGACGAGCATATGGCTCGTGTCGAGACGCACGGACGGATAGCGTTGACGAAACAGCGGCGCCAGCCACCAGGTGGTGGTGGCGTTGTGCTGCGCCAGCAAGCCGCTTTCAGCCAGCACGAACGTACCGACGCACGCCGCGGCGATGCGCACGCCCGTCTCCGCCCAGCCACGCAGTGCCACGGCGGCTTCGGCCACGTCCGCGCGCGCCAGCGCCGCCTGCAGCGACTCGGGCATCTTGTAGCCGAGCGCCGGCACGATCACCAGATCCGGCGCCGGGCAGTCCGCCAGCGGCCGCACGGGAACGCTCAGGCCTTGCGCGCTTTTGACCTTGCGACGCACGCCGGCGACCGAAACCTGAAACGGTTCACCCGGCCACGCCTGCAATGCGGAGAGTTCGTTCGCCGTGGTCAACGCATCCAGCACGATGGCGAGTCCCGTGTCGAATACGCCTTCCAGCGCCAGCACCGTGATATTCATGGCTCGATCGATACCAAAGATGTCAATCGTGCCAGCATCCCAGATGCCTTCCGCGCTGTAAAGTGGGATCGGTCGCAAGCGTTGCGATCCCACTCACTCGGAGAGACTCATCATGATCAAGTACGCACTGTTCGCGCGCTTTGAAGCGAAGCCCGGCAAGGAAGCAGACGTGGCGGCTTTTCTGGAAAAAGGGCTGGAGCTGGCGAATCAGGAAACCACCACGCCGATCTGGTTTGCGTTGAAATTGTCGGATCGTGTGTTCGGTGTGTTCGACGCGTTCCAGGACGAAGCGGGCCGCGACGCGCATCTGAGTGGGCCGATCGCCAAGGCGTTGATGGGCAGCGCCGACGAGTTGTTCGTGGCGCCGCCGGAGATCGCGAAGATCGAGGTGCTTGGGCTGAAGAATCAGGCGGTGTAAACCTGCGTCACGCCGCGCCCGAAACCGGGCGGGGCGGATTGGCCCGCCCAGTGTGGATACGCGGCGATGCCGCCACGCCACACACACTGCACTGTTACGACCCGGCGCGGAACTCGATGCGCCGGTTCCTTGCGCGCCCATCCGTCGAATCGTTCGACGCGATCGGCTGATCCGGACCGACGCCGGTGGTCGTCATCTGCTGCGGGGAGATGCCCTTGGCGACCAGATAGCCCTTCACCGCATCCGCGCGCGCCTGGCTCAGCGCGATATTCGACGAGCGATTACCCGAGTTGTCGGTGTGACCGATGATCGCCACGGTTCGGGTCGTCATCTTCTGCATGGCGGCTGCCATCTGATCGAGAATCAGCCGGCCTTGCGGCGTGAGCGTCGCGCTGCCGGTTTCGAATTCGATCGTGCGGTTGGCCAGCGTCTGATCGAGCAGCCCCTGTTCGGACGCGCTCACGCGCAGTCCGTTCTTGATCGTGTAGGTCGGGTTCAGCGCATTCGCCATGTCGCTCGCGAGTTGCTGGCGCTGCGATTCGTTATGCACTTCGCCCTTTACGTCGATCTGCGTGCCGTCGATCTTCAACTGGCCTTTGCTGATCTGCTTCAACTGCGGGCCGATCAGTTTTTGCACGTTGGCCGACCAGTTGGGCGGCGTCGCGACGTCGGCCACTTCGATCTGATCGACCACATTGGCCGCGCCATACGTGTCGCGCAGTTTCGCGAGCACGGCGGCCTTGGTCGCTTCGTCGGGCACCTTGCCGCCGACCACCACCTGACCCGGCGTTGCATTGGCGGGCGGCGGCGCAGCGGTGATCGCGCCGGTGCCGGCGCCGGTCGTGCCGCTGGCGAGGCCCGCGGTGGTGACTGCGGGACCGGCGGTGCCCGTTTGCGCGGACGCCGTGCCCGGCAGCACCGTAGTGTGAATCGCCATGCCGTTGTTGTCGACCGGCGTGACGCGCGCCGGGCCGTCGTTGTCGGCCTGCGCGGCGGCGCTGAGCAGCAGCCCCGCGAGCAGCGCGGCCATGCGAATGCGTGGGCTGCCTGAGGTACGGGAGGTGCTTGAGGTACGTGGGTTCAGCATCGTGTCACGCTCCCGTGAAGGCTTCGCGGAACGTGTCGATGCTGACGCGCAGCGACAGTTGCGGTTGGTCGAGGTAACTGACGAGCTTGCTGATGCCATGATCGTTTTGTGCGTGTTCGTCGATCCACTCGGGATCGTCGATATCGATGTTATGTGCCGCATACGACTGCGGGTCGACCACGCTGTGCAGCGTTTTGGCCGAAGCGCCGTTAAAGCCGATGATGAGCCGCTCGCGCTCGGCAATCGTGCCGATGAAAATGGCCAGTTCGAAATCCGCCTGGGCGACGAACGGCGCGATCAGTTCGAGCCAGAACGCGGCCACCAGACTGCGGTAGAACGGGTCGTTCGGCAGCGGCAAGGTGAGCCCGCGTTCGAGATGCGACGAGCCGCTTTGCATCACCGGACGCAGCAGCGAGCCGAGCGCCAGCATCGCGCCGCGCAGACGCACCGGGTGGCCGCTCGCGAGCAGCATCTGTTCGAGACCGGCGAGCGTCTGATGCTCGACGAAGTCGTTGAACGTGCCGTCGTGCGGATTGCCGGGACCGCCGCCAATCTCGATCGGCACCATCGTCTCGCCGAGCGCCTGCAGCGCGCCGGCCGGCTCGCTCGCGCCGAGCAGCGGCTTCATTTGCGAAGCGATGCGCGACCATAGGCGCGCGAACGCGAGCGGGCTGTGCGCGAGGAAGGTCAGCGGCTTTTCGACTTCGAGCGCCGTGGCGGCGAGAAACGGAAAGCGCCGCGACGACTGATCGTGGCTCGCCACCATGTGGCCGGCGATGGCCAGCTTGCTGCGCGAACCGAGGAACGCGAAGTGCATCGGCTTGGCGTTTTCGTAGACGATCTTCCAGCGCGGATCGTCGGTAAGCAGTTCCATGGCTTCCGCGATCCAGCGGTCGAGCGTGGCCAGCAACTGCGGGTTATGCGCGCTCTTCACGAAGTCGCCGCGCGACGGAATCTTGCCGAAATAGGCGATTTGCGCCTGGACGGTCTGCGTCATTGCGCACTCCCTGTGTTCGAAACCGCGGCAGCGGCGGTCGCCGGCGCGTTGACGGGCGCGGGGCTGGGCGCGGCGCCCGGGCCACCCGCAGCCGTTGCATTGACCGAATTGGCCGCCGCGCTCACGTCCGCCACCGACGACGGCAGACGCAGGCCGCGCAGG contains:
- a CDS encoding antibiotic biosynthesis monooxygenase; the encoded protein is MIKYALFARFEAKPGKEADVAAFLEKGLELANQETTTPIWFALKLSDRVFGVFDAFQDEAGRDAHLSGPIAKALMGSADELFVAPPEIAKIEVLGLKNQAV
- a CDS encoding OmpA family protein, with product MLNPRTSSTSRTSGSPRIRMAALLAGLLLSAAAQADNDGPARVTPVDNNGMAIHTTVLPGTASAQTGTAGPAVTTAGLASGTTGAGTGAITAAPPPANATPGQVVVGGKVPDEATKAAVLAKLRDTYGAANVVDQIEVADVATPPNWSANVQKLIGPQLKQISKGQLKIDGTQIDVKGEVHNESQRQQLASDMANALNPTYTIKNGLRVSASEQGLLDQTLANRTIEFETGSATLTPQGRLILDQMAAAMQKMTTRTVAIIGHTDNSGNRSSNIALSQARADAVKGYLVAKGISPQQMTTTGVGPDQPIASNDSTDGRARNRRIEFRAGS
- the tagF gene encoding type VI secretion system-associated protein TagF; the encoded protein is MTQTVQAQIAYFGKIPSRGDFVKSAHNPQLLATLDRWIAEAMELLTDDPRWKIVYENAKPMHFAFLGSRSKLAIAGHMVASHDQSSRRFPFLAATALEVEKPLTFLAHSPLAFARLWSRIASQMKPLLGASEPAGALQALGETMVPIEIGGGPGNPHDGTFNDFVEHQTLAGLEQMLLASGHPVRLRGAMLALGSLLRPVMQSGSSHLERGLTLPLPNDPFYRSLVAAFWLELIAPFVAQADFELAIFIGTIAERERLIIGFNGASAKTLHSVVDPQSYAAHNIDIDDPEWIDEHAQNDHGISKLVSYLDQPQLSLRVSIDTFREAFTGA